In Flavobacterium gelatinilyticum, a genomic segment contains:
- the rpsO gene encoding 30S ribosomal protein S15 yields MYLSKEKKEEIFAQHGDAKNTGKAEGQIALFTYRIAHLTEHLKRNRHDYNTERSLVLLVGKRRALLDYLKKKDINRYREIIKVLNIRK; encoded by the coding sequence ATGTATTTAAGTAAAGAAAAAAAAGAAGAAATCTTCGCACAACACGGTGATGCAAAAAATACTGGTAAAGCAGAAGGTCAAATTGCGTTGTTCACTTACAGAATTGCTCACTTAACTGAACACTTAAAAAGAAATCGTCACGATTACAACACTGAGCGTTCTCTTGTACTATTAGTAGGTAAAAGAAGAGCTTTGTTGGATTACTTGAAAAAGAAAGATATCAACAGATATCGTGAGATTATCAAAGTATTGAATATCAGAAAATAA
- a CDS encoding polyribonucleotide nucleotidyltransferase: protein MIPQVSQEIIDLGDGRSISIETGKLAKQADGSVVVRLGNCMLLATAVSARTSNPGVDFLPLTVDYREKFAAAGRFPGGFFKREARPSDSEVLTMRLVDRVLRPLFPDDYHAETQVMIQLMSHDENVMPDALAGLAASAALAVSDIPFYNLISEVRVARIDGKLVINPSREELEKSDIDMMIGASMDSVAMVEGEMKEISEAEMVEAIKFAHEAIKVQITAQQKLRAKLSSQEYRTYEGEVEDEAVYAKVKAAAYDKCYAIAQEASGKAERGEKFAAVKEEAKALFTEEEYAENAELAGLVGKYFYKTNKEAVRNVILEKGIRLDGRKTTEIRPIWCETDYLPSVHGSSLFTRGETQALATVTLGTSREANQIDSPSEQGEEKFYLHYNFPPFSTGEAKPLRGTSRREVGHGNLAQRALKNMIPADCPYTIRVVSEVLESNGSSSMATVCAGTMALMDAGVQMTKPVSGIAMGLITDGEKFAVLSDILGDEDHLGDMDFKVTGTADGITACQMDIKIEGLRYDIMEQALAQARDGRLHILGKLTETIAAPREDVKAHAPKIITRTIPGNFIGALIGPGGKVIQELQKATGTTIVINEVDEQGIVEILGTDPEGIKTVLAKIDALTFKPQVGEAYEVKVIKMLDFGAVVEYTAAPGNEVLLHVSELAWERTENVADVVKMGDVFQVKYLGIDPKTKKEKVSKKALVPRPPREDKKE from the coding sequence ATGATTCCACAAGTTTCACAAGAAATTATCGATTTAGGAGATGGAAGAAGCATCTCAATCGAAACTGGTAAATTAGCAAAACAAGCCGATGGTTCAGTTGTTGTGCGTTTAGGAAACTGTATGCTTTTAGCAACTGCAGTTTCTGCAAGAACCTCTAACCCGGGTGTTGACTTTTTACCATTAACGGTAGATTACCGTGAAAAATTTGCTGCAGCAGGACGTTTCCCTGGCGGGTTTTTCAAAAGAGAAGCAAGACCAAGCGACAGCGAAGTATTAACAATGCGATTAGTAGACCGTGTATTACGTCCGCTTTTCCCAGACGATTACCATGCAGAAACTCAGGTTATGATTCAATTAATGTCTCATGACGAAAATGTTATGCCGGATGCATTAGCCGGTTTAGCAGCATCTGCAGCATTAGCTGTTTCTGATATTCCGTTTTATAACTTAATTTCTGAAGTACGTGTTGCACGTATCGACGGAAAATTAGTAATCAACCCAAGCAGAGAAGAATTAGAAAAATCTGATATCGACATGATGATCGGAGCTTCTATGGATTCTGTTGCGATGGTTGAAGGTGAGATGAAAGAAATCTCAGAAGCTGAAATGGTTGAAGCTATTAAATTTGCTCACGAAGCCATTAAAGTTCAAATTACTGCTCAACAAAAACTAAGAGCAAAATTAAGCTCACAGGAATACAGAACTTACGAAGGTGAAGTTGAAGACGAAGCTGTTTACGCTAAAGTAAAAGCTGCTGCTTACGATAAATGCTACGCAATTGCACAAGAAGCTTCTGGAAAAGCTGAAAGAGGTGAAAAATTTGCTGCTGTAAAAGAAGAAGCAAAAGCTTTGTTTACAGAAGAAGAATATGCTGAAAATGCAGAACTTGCAGGTTTAGTTGGAAAATACTTCTACAAAACAAACAAAGAAGCTGTTCGTAACGTAATCCTTGAAAAAGGAATTCGTCTGGACGGTAGAAAAACTACAGAAATCAGACCAATCTGGTGTGAAACTGATTATTTACCATCTGTTCACGGATCTTCTTTATTTACACGTGGAGAAACTCAAGCTTTGGCTACTGTAACTTTAGGAACTTCTAGAGAAGCAAACCAAATCGATTCTCCATCTGAGCAAGGTGAAGAGAAATTCTACTTACACTATAACTTCCCTCCTTTCTCTACAGGTGAAGCAAAACCATTAAGAGGAACTTCAAGAAGAGAAGTTGGTCACGGTAACTTAGCACAAAGAGCTTTAAAAAACATGATTCCAGCAGATTGTCCTTACACAATCCGTGTTGTTTCTGAGGTTTTAGAATCTAACGGTTCTTCTTCTATGGCAACGGTTTGTGCCGGAACAATGGCACTTATGGATGCTGGAGTTCAAATGACAAAACCAGTTTCTGGTATTGCTATGGGATTAATTACTGATGGTGAAAAATTTGCTGTATTGTCTGATATCTTAGGAGATGAAGATCACTTAGGAGATATGGACTTTAAAGTAACCGGAACTGCTGACGGTATTACAGCTTGTCAAATGGATATCAAAATCGAAGGATTACGTTATGACATTATGGAACAAGCTTTAGCTCAGGCTCGTGACGGACGTCTGCATATTTTAGGAAAACTAACTGAAACTATTGCAGCTCCAAGAGAAGATGTTAAAGCACACGCTCCAAAAATCATTACCAGAACTATTCCTGGAAACTTTATTGGAGCATTAATCGGACCTGGAGGAAAAGTAATTCAGGAATTACAAAAAGCTACAGGAACTACTATTGTAATCAACGAAGTAGACGAGCAGGGAATTGTTGAAATCTTAGGAACTGATCCGGAAGGTATTAAAACAGTACTGGCTAAAATTGACGCTTTAACTTTCAAACCTCAGGTTGGAGAAGCTTATGAAGTAAAAGTGATCAAAATGCTTGATTTTGGAGCTGTAGTTGAATATACTGCCGCGCCAGGAAACGAAGTGTTGCTTCACGTATCTGAATTGGCTTGGGAACGTACTGAAAACGTTGCCGATGTTGTAAAAATGGGAGACGTATTCCAGGTTAAATACTTAGGAATCGACCCTAAAACCAAAAAAGAAAAAGTGTCTAAAAAAGCACTTGTTCCAAGACCTCCTCGTGAGGACAAAAAAGAGTAA
- a CDS encoding CDP-alcohol phosphatidyltransferase family protein: protein MKNIPVLLIAFRLLLGPVLIILTYNFGSEIRKELVVLIFLGLLTDIFDGIIARREGVSSEKLRRMDSQTDLVFWLCVAWCSWLLNPEIIKDNAAAIVVIFIMEGLTYVFSFMKFGKETCTHAFLSKLWGITLLLAFVGMIGFGYSGITFSLAVVFGIVGHIDVLLIILILPKWTFDVPSCYHAYLIRKNIPFKKNKLFN from the coding sequence ATGAAAAATATACCTGTTTTGCTAATAGCTTTTAGGCTTTTACTTGGTCCTGTTTTAATAATTCTAACCTATAATTTTGGAAGCGAAATTCGAAAAGAGCTTGTGGTTTTAATCTTTCTAGGCTTGCTGACTGATATTTTTGATGGCATTATTGCTCGTCGTGAAGGTGTTTCTTCTGAAAAACTCCGAAGAATGGACAGTCAGACAGATTTGGTATTTTGGCTTTGTGTGGCCTGGTGTTCGTGGCTTTTAAACCCGGAAATAATAAAGGACAATGCGGCTGCAATAGTTGTTATTTTTATAATGGAAGGATTAACATATGTTTTCAGCTTTATGAAATTTGGCAAAGAAACCTGTACACATGCCTTTCTTTCTAAATTATGGGGAATAACTTTATTGCTTGCTTTTGTTGGGATGATTGGTTTTGGGTACTCCGGTATTACTTTTTCTTTGGCGGTTGTTTTTGGCATTGTTGGGCATATAGATGTTTTGCTTATTATTTTGATCCTGCCCAAATGGACATTTGATGTTCCCAGTTGTTATCATGCCTATTTGATTCGGAAAAACATTCCGTTCAAAAAGAATAAGCTTTTTAATTAA
- a CDS encoding LA_2272 family surface repeat-containing protein, producing the protein MKIINVVMKKMAFAFIRKMQFVVILFFCGFSFAQENESKVTDTLVPSNSPIAIEDLDLHYFRWKSENNHRNDSIKIFSLSPISRRVNTVNGFALGVGHYENKKIKLQTINGLNVEASPLSIALFTISINVPFESFLVGINDNVISNVAFFDDVTKTYIKINGLNISSGGFTGGAEMRGMNVSIISGMNTMNGFSVGGILHTENFAGLSISGFANISESGNGIQIAPSNVSRRHNGIQIGLFNHSKNLRGVQFGIWNTNGKRKLPLINWQFKK; encoded by the coding sequence ATGAAAATTATAAACGTAGTTATGAAAAAAATGGCTTTTGCTTTTATCAGAAAGATGCAGTTTGTCGTGATATTGTTTTTCTGCGGATTCTCTTTTGCGCAGGAAAACGAGTCTAAAGTAACAGATACTTTGGTTCCGTCTAATTCTCCTATAGCTATTGAGGATTTAGATCTTCATTATTTTCGGTGGAAATCAGAAAATAATCACAGAAATGACAGTATTAAGATTTTTAGTTTATCGCCCATATCCAGAAGAGTTAATACAGTAAATGGTTTCGCTCTTGGAGTTGGTCATTATGAGAATAAAAAAATTAAACTTCAAACCATTAACGGTTTAAATGTAGAAGCCAGTCCTTTATCAATAGCCTTGTTTACAATTTCGATTAATGTGCCGTTTGAGTCTTTTTTGGTCGGAATTAATGACAATGTAATAAGTAACGTTGCTTTTTTTGATGATGTTACGAAAACGTATATTAAGATAAATGGACTGAATATTAGTTCAGGAGGTTTTACGGGCGGTGCAGAAATGAGAGGAATGAATGTTTCAATAATTTCCGGGATGAATACAATGAATGGTTTTTCTGTTGGAGGAATATTGCATACCGAAAACTTTGCAGGATTGAGTATTTCCGGTTTTGCCAATATTTCTGAATCAGGAAATGGCATTCAGATAGCTCCGTCGAATGTTTCGAGACGGCATAACGGAATTCAGATAGGATTGTTTAATCATTCTAAAAACCTTCGCGGCGTGCAGTTTGGGATTTGGAATACGAATGGAAAAAGAAAACTGCCTCTTATTAACTGGCAGTTTAAGAAATAA
- a CDS encoding TonB-dependent receptor — translation MKKIILTLFLSAFFTVSFSQEKSKKISIDFNNTDLKTAIESIEKVSGYKFYFDENWFKKETVLITKTYSNISINEILDSLFEKTALNYFITENKIILTQNSTIHSSLPDDYFGAKNPEPNKVTVTPLFHQQYDTVAQKNNAAGILYIGKEKKGGELKSYTISGYIKNRKTKNSLSNATIKVRGKNSSTVTNNEGYYKVIVPFGLNYIDVELVNHKKTTETIMVYDDGKLDISLDETFNELDEVVIKKSANKNVKDVIAGVSTIDVEKIKNIPLVLGERDIFRVATTLPGIKTTGEGSAGFNVRGGKDDQNLILLDNAVLYNTSHFLGFFSAVNPYTTSKVDIYKGSIPARFGGRLSSVFDISSKNGNPEKFSGEGGIGSVTSNLTIGTPIIKNKASILAGFRTTYSEWILKRLKDESLKNSEAAFFDGIVKYNHKITKNNNVEATLYYSKDRFSISSDSVYKYSNALVSLKWNHAFNEKSKADFIFTNSEYKFNIDYDNGTPNSFDYGYKLNETQFIANGNYAPNSKHAFNYGLSSKLYNIAPGYLNPKDPASKIIPVKIEDEKALESAVYLADNYNITEKILVNLGLRYSTYSALGESTQRIYEPNSPVNDNTVADIKYYKKNEVVKTYGGFEPRIALRYLFTDDFSVKASFDKTYQYIHLLTNNTTQSPTDAWKLSDLNIAPQKAQQYSLGFYKNLYDDELELSLEGYYKKSANLLDYKVGSDLMLNENPETQLLQGEGKAYGIEFLIKKNIGKLNGWLGYTYSRTFIRLPSQFNEEKVNNGNYFPTNFDKPHEVSAVLNYKFTKRYSLSSNFVYQSGRPITFPIGSYMYNGMEYTLYSDRNKFRIPDYYRLDIGFNIEGNHKIKKLSHSFWNISIYNVLGRNNPYSIFFITTNGQVKAYKTSIFSVPIPTITYNIKF, via the coding sequence ATGAAAAAAATTATACTCACATTATTTTTATCTGCCTTTTTTACAGTATCATTTAGTCAGGAAAAAAGCAAAAAAATATCCATAGATTTTAACAATACTGATTTAAAAACAGCCATAGAAAGTATTGAAAAAGTCAGCGGTTACAAATTTTATTTTGATGAGAACTGGTTTAAAAAAGAAACCGTTTTAATAACTAAAACCTACAGCAATATTTCTATAAATGAAATACTTGACAGTCTTTTTGAAAAAACGGCTTTAAATTATTTCATTACCGAAAACAAAATAATCCTGACACAAAACAGCACGATTCACAGTTCGCTGCCTGATGATTATTTCGGTGCAAAAAATCCGGAGCCAAATAAGGTCACGGTAACTCCCCTGTTTCATCAGCAATACGATACTGTTGCACAGAAGAATAATGCAGCTGGAATACTTTATATTGGTAAGGAAAAAAAGGGAGGAGAATTAAAATCGTATACAATTTCGGGCTATATAAAAAATCGAAAAACAAAAAATTCACTTTCTAATGCAACGATTAAAGTTCGGGGTAAAAACAGCAGTACCGTTACCAACAACGAAGGATATTACAAAGTAATTGTGCCTTTTGGCCTTAATTATATTGACGTAGAACTAGTTAATCATAAGAAAACCACAGAAACAATTATGGTTTATGATGACGGAAAATTAGACATATCTCTTGACGAAACCTTTAACGAATTAGACGAAGTCGTTATTAAAAAGAGTGCCAACAAGAATGTAAAAGATGTTATTGCAGGCGTATCGACTATTGATGTTGAAAAGATAAAAAACATTCCGCTGGTACTTGGTGAAAGAGATATATTTAGAGTAGCCACAACTTTACCCGGAATAAAAACGACAGGAGAAGGTTCTGCAGGATTTAATGTACGAGGCGGAAAAGACGACCAGAACTTAATTCTTCTGGATAACGCGGTATTGTATAATACTTCGCATTTTTTAGGTTTTTTCTCTGCTGTGAATCCATACACAACCAGTAAAGTAGATATTTACAAAGGAAGTATTCCGGCAAGATTTGGAGGCAGATTATCTTCAGTTTTTGATATTTCTTCAAAAAACGGTAATCCGGAAAAATTTTCGGGCGAAGGCGGTATCGGGTCTGTAACAAGTAATCTGACCATTGGAACTCCTATAATAAAAAACAAGGCCAGCATACTGGCAGGATTTAGAACAACGTATTCAGAATGGATATTAAAAAGGCTTAAAGATGAATCTTTAAAAAACAGCGAGGCTGCTTTTTTTGACGGAATTGTAAAATACAACCATAAGATTACCAAAAACAATAATGTTGAAGCAACACTATATTACAGCAAGGATCGTTTCAGCATCTCGTCTGATTCTGTTTATAAATACAGTAATGCTTTAGTTTCTTTAAAATGGAATCATGCATTTAATGAGAAAAGCAAAGCCGATTTCATCTTTACAAACAGTGAATATAAATTCAACATAGATTACGATAACGGAACTCCAAACTCTTTTGATTACGGATATAAACTGAATGAAACGCAGTTTATCGCCAATGGTAATTATGCTCCTAATTCAAAACATGCTTTTAATTATGGTCTCTCAAGTAAACTTTACAATATTGCGCCGGGATATCTTAATCCCAAAGATCCGGCATCAAAAATAATTCCTGTAAAAATTGAAGACGAGAAAGCTTTAGAGTCGGCTGTTTATCTTGCTGATAATTATAATATAACCGAAAAAATACTCGTAAACCTCGGGCTGCGATATTCTACTTATTCTGCTTTGGGCGAATCTACACAGCGAATTTACGAACCTAATTCACCGGTTAATGACAATACAGTTGCTGATATAAAATATTATAAGAAAAATGAAGTCGTTAAAACCTACGGAGGTTTTGAACCCCGAATCGCTTTACGCTATTTGTTTACAGATGATTTTTCTGTAAAAGCAAGTTTCGACAAAACATATCAGTACATTCATTTACTCACAAACAACACCACACAATCTCCTACAGATGCATGGAAATTATCTGATTTAAATATTGCTCCACAAAAAGCACAGCAATATTCTTTAGGATTTTATAAAAATCTTTACGACGATGAATTGGAGTTAAGCCTTGAAGGATATTATAAAAAATCAGCCAATCTTCTGGATTACAAAGTGGGTTCTGATTTAATGCTGAATGAGAATCCCGAAACCCAGCTTTTACAGGGAGAAGGAAAAGCATACGGAATTGAATTTTTGATTAAAAAGAATATTGGAAAACTGAATGGATGGTTAGGCTATACGTATTCGAGAACTTTTATACGATTACCAAGTCAGTTTAATGAAGAAAAAGTAAACAATGGCAATTATTTCCCAACAAATTTTGACAAACCGCACGAAGTAAGTGCTGTACTCAATTATAAATTTACAAAGAGATACAGCTTGTCGAGCAATTTTGTTTATCAATCCGGAAGACCTATCACCTTCCCTATCGGAAGCTATATGTATAATGGCATGGAATACACTTTATACAGTGACCGAAACAAATTCAGAATACCGGATTATTACCGATTAGATATTGGATTTAATATTGAAGGAAATCATAAAATAAAGAAACTCTCCCACAGTTTTTGGAATATTTCTATTTACAATGTGTTAGGAAGAAACAATCCGTATTCGATTTTCTTTATAACGACAAACGGACAGGTTAAAGCATACAAAACTTCGATATTTTCTGTGCCAATTCCAACAATAACGTATAACATTAAATTTTAA
- a CDS encoding DUF4249 domain-containing protein, translating into MKFKTKHIKHLYKKVFLVLFCISVSSCTEQYVFQSNTFESILVVQANITNELKTQEIKITRSYRLEEYGPPTEEGVNVYVTEDGSKSYEFEFEKATGLYVSKAPFQAVPEKSYQLHFTTKEGKSYSSSIETLTPVNEINVEPKIETIDGEKGVQIRVTSFDPSAKSLFYRYEYDETYKIVAPDWKPNKLIVAPFTTNGFPDFIVVPREEETRVCFTTKKSDNLILVNTTDLSEDRIDLPIRFIGIAEPILNERYSIIVRQYVQNLESYTYYSTLKKLSTSESIFSQVQPGFNYGNLKSDDNADEKIVGYFEVSSVSSKRIFFNFRDIFVADPYPPYYIPCVPEELQNCWDAGPGCRGPKILSIVKAPKTAGAYYGRFDDIFVFVPSPCGDCTSFSSNIRPLFWID; encoded by the coding sequence ATGAAATTTAAAACCAAACATATCAAACATTTATACAAAAAGGTTTTTCTTGTACTTTTTTGTATATCTGTCAGCAGCTGTACAGAACAATATGTTTTCCAATCGAATACATTCGAAAGCATACTTGTTGTGCAAGCCAATATTACTAACGAACTAAAAACGCAGGAAATCAAAATCACAAGATCATACCGCCTGGAAGAATATGGACCTCCAACTGAAGAAGGGGTAAATGTTTATGTTACCGAGGACGGCAGTAAATCGTATGAATTTGAATTTGAAAAAGCAACGGGACTGTATGTGTCAAAGGCGCCATTTCAGGCTGTTCCTGAAAAATCATATCAATTGCATTTTACTACTAAAGAAGGAAAATCATATTCGTCTTCTATTGAAACTTTAACACCTGTTAACGAAATTAATGTAGAACCAAAAATCGAAACTATCGATGGCGAAAAGGGTGTTCAGATTAGGGTAACCAGTTTTGATCCAAGTGCAAAATCACTATTCTACAGATATGAATATGACGAGACTTATAAAATAGTAGCTCCTGACTGGAAACCTAATAAATTAATAGTTGCGCCATTTACAACAAACGGATTTCCTGATTTTATAGTGGTTCCCAGGGAAGAAGAAACCAGAGTTTGTTTTACCACAAAAAAATCAGATAATTTGATTTTAGTGAATACTACTGATTTAAGTGAAGACCGAATTGATCTTCCAATACGTTTTATTGGCATAGCAGAACCTATCCTAAATGAACGTTACAGTATAATCGTTCGTCAATACGTACAAAATTTAGAGTCGTATACGTATTACAGTACATTAAAAAAACTATCCACATCTGAAAGTATTTTTTCGCAGGTACAGCCTGGATTTAATTATGGAAATCTCAAATCAGATGATAATGCCGATGAAAAAATAGTAGGGTATTTTGAAGTATCGTCAGTTTCATCAAAAAGAATATTTTTCAATTTTAGGGATATCTTTGTAGCTGATCCTTATCCTCCATATTATATACCATGTGTACCTGAAGAACTGCAAAACTGCTGGGATGCGGGCCCGGGGTGCAGAGGTCCAAAAATTCTTTCTATCGTTAAAGCGCCAAAAACTGCAGGCGCTTATTACGGAAGATTTGATGACATTTTCGTATTTGTACCTTCACCTTGCGGAGACTGTACTTCATTTTCATCTAACATTAGACCTTTATTTTGGATAGATTAA
- a CDS encoding tetratricopeptide repeat-containing sensor histidine kinase: MNKFKIFLVSLCFQFPFLILAQDIAYNTFHNTLKKKAIEFSHEPNFNKVQNFFIEKNYDSTLVFSMRLLNSTKDKIVTDYCHYFRGSSFRAKKLFKEAKSELNLVSREFEFYILIHKELGEIALELNDFEKAIQYFKEAEKLSIKNKQVIKTSTIYVNLGSSYLHLNQFKNAEEFFFKSLKLQEKEKDTTSLIELYINIANLYYIQYKDNEAIPFFEKAYHLSVKTAHFDLKRKSSLNMAVVEENRGNFKKALLYRKESDHWKDSLNNQNKIWAVADFEKKFAVAQKQKEIKVLTVENKLKNTQRNIFFFSATGLLLLLTGGVYLYAQKVRNSKTILRQKNKLDELNATKDQLFSIVSHDLRSSVNALKTSNAKLSATLETKNYDELNQLIIQNSGIANGAYSLLDNLLHWALLQTKQLYFNRESVHLYSIVQQIEYNYKPLLLDKSIQFENSVSKSIFLFVDLDSLKIVLRNLLDNAIKFSPKNGQITFLSNEIDSDFCQLIIQDTGIGMSESTIAELLQEGELLAKKGNSEIIGTGLGIQLCKQMIAKNNGTFTIESELNKGTRMIVTLPKTK, translated from the coding sequence ATGAACAAATTCAAAATATTTCTAGTTTCATTATGTTTTCAATTTCCTTTTTTAATACTTGCCCAAGACATAGCCTACAACACATTTCACAACACACTCAAAAAAAAGGCAATAGAATTTAGCCATGAACCCAATTTCAATAAAGTTCAGAACTTTTTTATTGAAAAAAATTACGATTCGACTCTGGTATTTTCTATGAGACTTCTTAATTCTACAAAAGATAAGATAGTAACAGATTATTGTCACTATTTTAGAGGAAGCTCCTTTAGAGCAAAAAAACTATTTAAAGAAGCAAAGTCTGAATTAAATCTAGTCAGCAGGGAATTCGAATTTTATATCTTAATACACAAAGAGCTTGGGGAAATTGCTTTGGAGCTAAATGATTTTGAAAAAGCAATACAGTATTTTAAAGAAGCTGAAAAACTGTCTATTAAAAATAAACAGGTGATCAAAACAAGTACAATTTATGTAAATCTGGGCAGCTCTTATCTTCATTTAAATCAATTTAAAAATGCTGAAGAATTCTTTTTTAAAAGTCTTAAGCTTCAAGAAAAAGAAAAAGACACAACATCATTGATTGAACTTTACATAAACATCGCAAATCTGTATTATATTCAATACAAAGACAATGAAGCAATCCCTTTTTTCGAAAAAGCGTATCATTTGTCTGTAAAGACAGCTCATTTTGACTTGAAAAGAAAATCTTCCCTAAACATGGCAGTTGTTGAGGAAAACAGGGGAAATTTTAAAAAAGCACTGCTATACAGAAAAGAATCTGATCACTGGAAAGACTCTTTAAATAATCAAAACAAAATCTGGGCAGTTGCTGATTTTGAGAAAAAGTTCGCTGTAGCGCAGAAACAAAAGGAAATTAAGGTTCTTACAGTAGAAAATAAACTAAAAAATACCCAGCGTAACATTTTCTTTTTTTCTGCCACAGGGTTATTATTATTATTGACAGGTGGCGTTTATTTATACGCACAAAAAGTTAGAAACAGCAAGACCATTTTACGTCAAAAAAACAAACTTGATGAATTAAATGCTACTAAAGATCAGCTTTTTTCTATTGTAAGCCATGATTTACGTTCTTCTGTAAATGCGCTAAAAACAAGTAATGCAAAATTATCTGCCACGCTTGAAACCAAAAATTATGATGAGCTAAACCAGCTTATCATTCAGAACAGCGGAATTGCAAACGGAGCTTACAGTTTATTAGACAATTTACTGCATTGGGCATTATTACAAACCAAGCAATTGTATTTCAATAGAGAATCTGTTCATTTGTATTCTATTGTACAGCAAATTGAATATAATTACAAACCTTTATTATTAGACAAATCAATTCAGTTTGAGAATTCGGTTTCAAAAAGCATTTTTTTATTTGTCGATCTGGATTCGCTTAAAATTGTATTGAGAAACTTACTGGACAATGCCATAAAGTTTTCTCCTAAAAACGGACAAATAACATTCCTTTCTAATGAAATCGATTCTGATTTCTGCCAGTTGATTATTCAGGACACAGGTATCGGAATGAGCGAAAGCACCATTGCAGAATTACTTCAGGAAGGCGAATTGTTAGCAAAAAAAGGCAATTCTGAAATTATTGGAACCGGATTAGGCATACAACTTTGTAAACAGATGATTGCAAAAAATAACGGTACGTTTACAATTGAAAGTGAACTTAATAAAGGAACTCGAATGATAGTAACATTACCAAAAACAAAATAA
- a CDS encoding LytR/AlgR family response regulator transcription factor: MDNINVLIIEDTTEQSEALVKILLQNNYNIAGVAKNFTEALKLFYEKAIDIIIIDVFLDGKPDGITFAESINIIPNVSKPFVFLTSSQDRQIFERAKLTKPFSFLMKPFNELEILYAIEMAIEKFYEQTNVFLTEEQDTVVSNDSLFIKKKNSLKKVVLTDILYIEVEERYCNIITEKEKFVILISLTKISDLLDKNKFIKTHRNTIVNTDKIEEIILADNLIILKGNHKINLSDTYKDFIKKMNILS; this comes from the coding sequence ATGGATAATATTAATGTTCTTATAATCGAAGATACTACGGAGCAGAGCGAAGCTCTTGTAAAAATATTGCTCCAAAACAATTATAATATTGCCGGAGTAGCCAAAAATTTCACCGAAGCTTTAAAGCTTTTTTACGAAAAAGCTATTGATATTATAATCATCGATGTTTTTCTGGATGGCAAACCAGACGGAATCACTTTTGCAGAATCTATCAATATTATTCCAAATGTTTCAAAACCTTTTGTGTTTTTAACCAGTTCGCAGGATCGTCAGATTTTTGAAAGGGCTAAACTTACAAAGCCTTTCAGTTTTTTAATGAAACCTTTTAACGAACTGGAAATTTTATATGCTATCGAAATGGCAATCGAAAAGTTTTACGAGCAGACAAATGTTTTTCTTACCGAAGAACAGGACACGGTAGTAAGTAATGATTCTTTGTTTATCAAAAAGAAAAATTCATTAAAAAAAGTGGTTTTAACGGACATTTTGTACATCGAAGTTGAAGAACGTTACTGCAACATCATTACCGAAAAAGAAAAATTTGTAATCCTGATTTCCCTAACCAAAATCAGTGACTTATTAGACAAGAACAAGTTTATTAAAACCCATAGAAATACAATTGTAAATACAGATAAAATAGAAGAAATCATTCTAGCTGATAATCTAATTATATTAAAAGGCAATCATAAAATAAACCTGAGTGATACTTATAAAGATTTTATAAAGAAAATGAATATCCTCTCTTAA